One Spirochaetales bacterium DNA window includes the following coding sequences:
- a CDS encoding B12-binding domain-containing radical SAM protein: MIKNIIFIEPVSERLHVFSRYELPRLGNIILATIMKKNGYNASVYFGRRKEILAKNLSPDLVAISSITATAPQAYMLADHYRKKGIPVVMGGPHVTFLPEEALEHADYLIRGEGEVPFQLLIEALNNGGSFHDIPALGWKSDGKIHLNPLSQPICDLDTIPIPDFTLLHRKEKRFSIFREKIPVQTSRGCPFNCNFCSVTKMFGKKYRYRSADNIIEEIGKYNPKKHVLFFYDDNFTANRKRTKELLNKMIDLKLGFNWSTQVRCDVAKDSELLDLMKRAGCTTLYIGFESIDPDSLMEMKKQQSVEEIIHAIREIQKRKIHIHGMFVMGFDNDTPKKAKATVDFAIKYKIDTVQFLILTPLPGTEFYNRMRSENRVLDYKWDTYDAHHVKFKPIHYSAWELQMAQIVAHTRFYAPYRVIARLLRGRTVAFFVGLYANSLNKQWKKIEKAYLVALKKMIENNKPMPEIM, from the coding sequence ATGATCAAAAATATAATATTTATAGAACCTGTCTCGGAACGACTTCATGTTTTTTCTCGATATGAACTTCCGAGACTCGGAAATATCATCCTGGCCACGATAATGAAGAAAAACGGATACAATGCGAGCGTATATTTTGGCCGCAGAAAGGAAATTCTGGCAAAAAACCTTTCACCAGACCTTGTCGCTATCTCATCGATTACCGCGACCGCGCCGCAGGCATATATGCTTGCCGATCACTATAGAAAAAAGGGTATACCCGTTGTGATGGGCGGGCCCCACGTCACTTTTTTACCGGAAGAAGCCCTGGAACATGCCGACTACCTGATAAGGGGTGAGGGGGAAGTGCCGTTTCAGCTGCTGATCGAAGCCCTGAATAACGGCGGTTCGTTTCATGACATCCCCGCCCTCGGCTGGAAATCCGACGGTAAGATACATCTCAATCCGCTTTCGCAACCGATATGCGACCTGGATACGATTCCGATACCGGATTTTACACTACTTCATCGCAAAGAGAAGCGTTTCAGCATTTTCAGGGAAAAAATACCCGTACAGACCTCACGGGGCTGTCCCTTTAATTGCAATTTCTGTTCCGTAACAAAAATGTTCGGAAAAAAATACAGGTACCGATCCGCCGATAATATTATCGAGGAAATCGGCAAATACAACCCCAAAAAGCATGTTCTCTTTTTCTATGATGATAATTTTACCGCAAACAGAAAAAGGACAAAGGAACTGCTTAATAAGATGATCGATTTGAAGCTTGGATTCAATTGGTCGACACAGGTACGCTGCGATGTGGCAAAAGACAGCGAACTGCTGGATCTCATGAAAAGGGCGGGCTGTACGACACTCTACATCGGTTTTGAATCAATCGATCCGGATTCACTCATGGAAATGAAAAAACAACAATCCGTTGAAGAAATCATACACGCGATCAGGGAAATACAGAAACGGAAAATTCATATCCACGGCATGTTTGTTATGGGATTCGATAACGATACCCCAAAAAAGGCAAAAGCCACGGTCGATTTTGCAATAAAATACAAAATCGATACCGTCCAGTTCCTTATTCTGACACCGTTACCGGGTACCGAATTTTATAACCGGATGCGTTCCGAAAATCGTGTGCTCGATTACAAATGGGATACCTATGACGCACACCATGTAAAATTCAAACCGATTCATTACTCTGCATGGGAACTTCAAATGGCCCAGATAGTGGCACATACGCGTTTCTATGCACCGTATCGAGTCATCGCACGACTCCTCAGGGGAAGAACCGTCGCTTTTTTTGTGGGACTTTACGCCAATTCGCTGAACAAACAATGGAAAAAAATCGAAAAAGCATATCTGGTTGCCCTGAAAAAAATGATAGAAAACAACAAACCCATGCCAGAAATAATGTAG
- a CDS encoding ferritin family protein, producing MDIFDFGMKMEQEGEQYYRENARKIEDENASQLIFFLANEENRHYQLIKHLKEGCGGVLYTRFVKDVKTIFKKMKEKGESFVEEKSGMMDILNGALRMEQESIDFYRTESEKTDNPEARELLRLLKKEEDAHYSLVSSLIEFYETPHLWLEQAEFTHLTDY from the coding sequence ATGGATATTTTCGACTTTGGCATGAAAATGGAGCAGGAGGGTGAACAGTACTATCGCGAAAACGCGCGAAAAATCGAGGACGAAAATGCCTCCCAATTGATTTTTTTTCTGGCAAATGAAGAAAATCGGCATTACCAACTGATAAAACACCTCAAGGAAGGATGCGGGGGCGTGTTGTATACCAGGTTCGTGAAAGATGTAAAAACGATATTCAAGAAAATGAAAGAAAAGGGCGAAAGTTTTGTGGAAGAGAAATCCGGTATGATGGATATACTCAATGGCGCTTTGAGAATGGAGCAGGAAAGTATCGATTTTTACAGGACCGAATCTGAAAAAACAGATAATCCTGAAGCCCGGGAACTCCTGCGTTTGCTCAAGAAGGAGGAAGACGCCCATTATTCACTTGTCAGTTCACTTATCGAATTTTACGAAACCCCTCATCTCTGGCTCGAACAAGCGGAATTTACCCATCTCACCGATTATTGA
- a CDS encoding cyclic nucleotide-binding domain-containing protein, with the protein MKTIKIEKKKLVPILKDILIFSSLDKPEIEKISEICKLVEYTEGESIVTQDTLSPYLYVILEGNVSILMKGSEGEDIMISEVNEGDVFGEAAIFMDVKRTASVVARGKVLIASIAREKLISFTNIFPRAGVKIYLFIILSLLLKLKKVSTELVLEKESTVSAKDLEHLRNFFPKALEDFF; encoded by the coding sequence ATCAAAACAATCAAGATAGAGAAAAAAAAGCTTGTACCGATTCTCAAGGATATCCTTATTTTCAGCAGCCTCGATAAACCCGAAATAGAAAAAATATCGGAAATTTGCAAGCTTGTCGAATATACCGAAGGGGAGTCAATCGTCACACAGGATACGCTGAGTCCGTATCTTTACGTTATTCTCGAAGGGAATGTATCGATTCTCATGAAAGGGAGTGAAGGCGAAGACATCATGATAAGTGAGGTGAATGAGGGTGATGTCTTCGGCGAAGCGGCAATATTCATGGACGTAAAGAGAACGGCCAGTGTCGTGGCGCGGGGAAAGGTATTGATCGCAAGCATTGCGCGTGAAAAACTCATATCATTTACCAATATATTCCCGCGCGCGGGGGTGAAAATCTATCTCTTTATTATTCTCAGTTTGTTGTTAAAACTTAAAAAGGTAAGTACGGAACTGGTTCTTGAAAAAGAATCGACGGTGAGTGCAAAGGACCTTGAACACTTGCGCAACTTTTTCCCCAAAGCCCTGGAAGATTTTTTCTGA
- the thiL gene encoding thiamine-phosphate kinase, whose protein sequence is MKISDIGGEFALIRRITAKTGTSPEVIKGIGDDCAVFRFTDERYLLVTTDMIVENDHFNLEWFSPRRVGMKLMESNVSDIVAMGGRPLYAFLSMSLLETTAVEFVEDFSDGLLTSAGKHGVILAGGDTTHGTEYVFNLTVLGEVEHDRLRLRSMALPGDLIAVTGHLGGSTAGLELLRAGISGYTLDHLEPHSRSAAEGSLIASRAHAMIDVSDGLAPEVTHIAEESGTGAVITFEKIPISDNTRESAKHLGRDPHDFALYGGEDFELVFTITPEKAKALASVFSDFTIVGEIEEKNAGIFLEKDGKKIGLKKGFDHFR, encoded by the coding sequence ATGAAAATCAGCGACATCGGCGGAGAGTTTGCACTGATACGCCGCATCACGGCTAAAACCGGTACATCGCCTGAGGTGATCAAGGGGATCGGTGATGATTGCGCGGTCTTTCGCTTTACCGATGAACGGTATCTGCTTGTAACAACGGATATGATCGTCGAGAACGATCATTTCAATCTGGAGTGGTTCAGCCCGCGCCGGGTGGGGATGAAGCTCATGGAGTCGAATGTCTCCGATATCGTTGCCATGGGAGGAAGACCTCTTTATGCCTTTCTCTCCATGTCGCTGCTCGAGACGACGGCGGTCGAGTTTGTAGAAGATTTCTCGGACGGGCTGCTGACGTCTGCCGGTAAACACGGGGTTATCCTCGCGGGAGGAGATACCACCCATGGGACCGAATATGTCTTTAACCTTACCGTTCTCGGTGAGGTCGAACACGACAGACTCAGACTCCGTTCCATGGCGCTTCCCGGCGACCTTATCGCGGTAACCGGTCATCTCGGAGGAAGTACGGCGGGACTGGAACTCCTCAGGGCGGGAATATCGGGGTATACGCTCGACCATCTGGAGCCTCACTCGAGATCCGCCGCAGAAGGATCACTCATCGCATCACGGGCGCATGCCATGATCGACGTAAGCGACGGGCTTGCTCCGGAAGTGACCCATATCGCCGAGGAAAGCGGAACGGGCGCCGTTATAACATTTGAAAAAATACCGATATCGGACAATACCCGTGAATCGGCAAAACACCTCGGCCGGGACCCTCATGATTTTGCACTTTACGGCGGTGAGGATTTCGAACTCGTTTTTACGATAACACCTGAAAAGGCCAAAGCGCTCGCGTCGGTATTCAGTGATTTTACCATCGTGGGGGAGATTGAGGAAAAAAATGCGGGTATTTTTCTTGAAAAAGACGGAAAAAAAATCGGGTTGAAAAAGGGCTTCGATCACTTCAGGTGA
- a CDS encoding AAA family ATPase, producing the protein MYSSFSIKNYRCFSEFTIDNLERINLFIGKNGIGKTTLLEAFFLHQGWFNPGLPFSVNVFRGLDQIKLDEFGWNLFFQFDPKKTIEIVSIENGKKNTVKIINTPASTGPIAKNNMSEGTSGSITDNNILSNGIEKITSTNRQLLIEHTGPDGKVFRSRVFPSVNGDRMEIRGERPPNIKEKKAIFIASRWQEKQKTLAERYSDLAEIKKKDIIIAFLQVIYPELKDLSTLIQGGIPVIHGDIGKSRLIPIALMGGGVERLLEISMGIATTHDGIVLIDEIENGIHYSILEKVWKAIAQLSRKENVQVFATTHSFECIQNAHSSFKEEKQYDFRVHRIEEINGNISAVSFDKETLETSLDSGWEIR; encoded by the coding sequence ATGTATTCATCGTTTTCTATAAAAAATTATCGTTGTTTTTCAGAATTTACGATAGACAATCTCGAACGTATCAATCTTTTTATTGGAAAGAATGGAATCGGGAAAACCACTCTGTTGGAAGCATTTTTTCTGCATCAGGGATGGTTTAATCCCGGATTACCGTTTTCAGTTAACGTTTTTCGTGGTCTGGATCAAATAAAACTTGATGAATTCGGATGGAATTTATTTTTTCAATTCGATCCCAAAAAAACGATTGAAATCGTTTCCATTGAAAACGGCAAAAAAAATACAGTAAAAATAATCAATACTCCAGCTTCAACGGGGCCGATAGCAAAAAATAATATGAGTGAAGGAACATCGGGATCAATAACCGATAATAATATTTTATCCAACGGAATTGAAAAAATAACATCCACGAATCGTCAATTATTAATAGAACACACAGGCCCGGATGGAAAGGTATTTAGAAGCCGTGTTTTTCCTTCCGTAAATGGTGACCGTATGGAAATTCGAGGCGAACGGCCGCCAAATATAAAAGAAAAAAAAGCGATATTCATTGCGTCACGTTGGCAGGAAAAGCAAAAAACCTTGGCCGAGCGATATAGTGATTTGGCTGAAATCAAAAAAAAAGATATAATTATCGCTTTCCTGCAAGTCATATATCCCGAGCTAAAGGATTTAAGCACACTAATCCAGGGCGGAATTCCCGTCATTCATGGCGATATCGGTAAATCGAGATTGATACCAATAGCATTAATGGGAGGCGGAGTGGAACGTCTTCTTGAAATATCGATGGGAATAGCAACGACTCATGACGGAATAGTGTTGATAGATGAAATTGAAAATGGTATCCATTACTCAATTTTGGAAAAAGTATGGAAGGCAATAGCACAACTATCAAGAAAAGAAAATGTTCAGGTTTTCGCCACCACCCACAGTTTCGAATGCATCCAGAACGCACATAGCTCATTTAAAGAAGAAAAACAGTATGATTTTCGTGTTCATAGGATTGAAGAAATTAATGGAAATATTTCCGCAGTAAGCTTTGATAAAGAGACGCTCGAGACATCTTTGGATTCCGGTTGGGAAATACGATAA
- the thiC gene encoding phosphomethylpyrimidine synthase ThiC, with protein MTQLEYASKRRISPGMREVAAYEHIAPEVLLKDIAKGVTVITKSERHQCRPVGIGKDLLVKVNANIGTSGLCAHLQKECEKLSAAIKAGADTVMDLSTGGDIDHVRRTIISASTVPVGTVPVYQVLTKQPDVAGITEDDFLHSIFTHIEDGVDFVTVHCGIKREYIPLLSTRIMGVVSRGGSFLIKWMLHHGKENPLYTRFDEICRMAKKYDVVLSLGDGLRPGCLADATDRAQIAELKTLGNLCLRARKAFVQAMVEGPGHVPIHQIEKNIRLQKRYCHGAPFYVLGPLVTDIAPGYDHIVGAVGGALAAYYGADFLCYLTPTEHLGLPEKAHVVEGVIASKIAAHAADIGRGRAGVRDIDDRMSRARSNLDWEGMFACAMNPEKARMVRAETGIKDNGVCSMCGELCSAKINRENRERYKKNVVKRT; from the coding sequence ATGACCCAGCTTGAATATGCATCCAAACGACGGATTTCACCCGGGATGAGGGAAGTTGCCGCGTATGAACATATCGCCCCGGAAGTCCTTCTGAAAGATATTGCCAAAGGCGTTACCGTCATCACAAAAAGCGAACGCCATCAATGCAGACCCGTCGGTATCGGGAAAGACCTGCTCGTAAAAGTCAATGCGAATATCGGTACATCCGGGCTGTGCGCTCATTTGCAAAAGGAATGTGAAAAACTCTCGGCCGCGATCAAAGCCGGAGCGGATACGGTCATGGATTTGAGCACGGGCGGCGATATCGATCATGTTCGCAGGACGATTATCTCAGCATCAACGGTGCCGGTCGGTACCGTCCCGGTCTACCAGGTTTTGACGAAACAACCCGATGTCGCCGGGATCACGGAGGATGATTTTCTTCATTCCATTTTTACCCATATCGAAGACGGAGTGGATTTCGTCACCGTACACTGTGGCATAAAGCGGGAGTATATCCCGCTGCTTTCTACCCGGATTATGGGTGTCGTGTCGAGGGGAGGGAGTTTTTTAATCAAATGGATGCTCCATCACGGGAAAGAAAATCCCCTTTACACCAGGTTTGACGAGATTTGCCGTATGGCAAAAAAATATGATGTCGTTTTGAGTCTCGGCGACGGCCTGCGGCCGGGATGTCTCGCGGATGCCACCGACAGGGCCCAGATCGCTGAACTAAAAACCCTCGGGAACCTCTGCCTGAGGGCGCGGAAGGCGTTTGTTCAGGCGATGGTGGAGGGTCCGGGCCACGTGCCGATTCATCAGATTGAAAAGAATATAAGGCTTCAAAAACGATACTGCCATGGCGCCCCATTTTACGTACTCGGTCCCCTTGTCACCGATATCGCACCGGGCTACGACCATATCGTCGGCGCGGTCGGCGGCGCCCTTGCCGCATATTACGGCGCCGATTTTCTCTGCTATCTGACACCGACAGAGCACCTCGGCCTGCCGGAGAAAGCCCATGTCGTCGAAGGGGTTATCGCTTCGAAAATTGCGGCCCATGCGGCGGATATCGGCCGGGGCAGGGCCGGCGTCCGCGACATCGATGACAGGATGTCGCGGGCGAGGAGTAATCTGGATTGGGAGGGGATGTTCGCGTGCGCGATGAATCCGGAGAAAGCGCGCATGGTTCGGGCGGAAACGGGAATAAAGGATAACGGCGTCTGTTCCATGTGCGGCGAACTCTGTTCGGCCAAGATCAACCGTGAAAACAGGGAGCGATATAAAAAGAATGTTGTAAAAAGAACTTAA
- a CDS encoding EAL domain-containing protein: MSETQSKIIFPTFEENLEEIKQRLTSDFKLGMLMIDASQLKNIEFNFGRTIYENIFETLKSTVSKLKETKQIRKDDIITINQSEGNQFYIFLSKRKNEGSFQLSDYERLSERIQIFINTHMFSTIFPLIKEKPRVNIGYAIAFNNPSVKEERILQAMISEAEIIARYQTIKNIMGYKEKVYDLIIEKKIQSYYQPIVDINSHEILGYEALSRGPKDTEFENPYVLFTIAKEIGLLYELDWLCKTNIFKDIKKLKEKKKLFVNIFSSSIHDSKMRVKYLEDLLTETTLKPNDIVFEISERYAIEDADFFNEITRLYSNTSFAIAIDDSWIGSNISLLKNLKIQYIKLNISLIRDIDIHTLSRNLITSLKKMAHDVGADIIAEGIQTKKELKTLIDMEIKYGQGFLFAVPGPAFPEVNITEIYLEDEGLKNRLLSSVFFKRGMDYFKKGMFDQSILEFTKVLEIDQDNIEALFHRAHAFYEDGCYGPAIKELEQLLKSNPDFTRAHLTMALAAEKSMKYDLAIQSYLEYIKNAPSIYQSNIDLAKKRLEELLKSSAAD; the protein is encoded by the coding sequence ATGTCTGAAACACAATCAAAAATAATCTTTCCGACATTCGAGGAAAACCTTGAAGAAATCAAACAACGGTTGACGAGCGACTTCAAGCTGGGAATGCTTATGATCGATGCGTCCCAGCTGAAAAACATCGAATTCAATTTTGGACGAACCATCTATGAAAACATCTTCGAAACACTCAAGAGCACCGTCTCAAAACTGAAAGAGACGAAACAAATTCGCAAAGACGACATAATTACCATCAATCAAAGCGAAGGAAATCAATTCTATATCTTTCTGTCAAAACGAAAAAATGAAGGCAGTTTCCAGCTGTCCGATTATGAACGGCTTTCCGAACGAATTCAGATTTTTATCAACACCCATATGTTCTCGACCATATTCCCGCTCATCAAGGAAAAACCGAGGGTAAACATCGGGTATGCGATCGCCTTTAACAATCCGTCGGTCAAAGAAGAACGCATCCTCCAGGCGATGATTTCAGAGGCTGAAATCATCGCCCGGTATCAGACGATAAAAAATATAATGGGTTACAAGGAAAAAGTATACGATCTTATTATCGAAAAAAAGATTCAGTCCTACTATCAACCGATAGTCGATATCAACAGCCATGAAATACTCGGCTACGAAGCCCTTTCAAGGGGCCCGAAAGACACCGAGTTCGAAAATCCGTATGTCCTTTTCACGATCGCAAAAGAAATCGGTCTTCTCTATGAACTCGACTGGCTTTGCAAAACCAATATTTTCAAGGATATTAAAAAACTGAAAGAAAAAAAGAAATTGTTCGTCAATATCTTTTCTTCCAGTATCCACGATTCGAAAATGAGAGTGAAATACCTCGAAGACCTTCTCACAGAGACAACCCTGAAACCAAATGACATCGTCTTTGAGATATCCGAACGATATGCGATAGAGGACGCCGATTTTTTCAATGAAATCACCCGTCTCTATTCGAATACGAGTTTCGCCATTGCAATCGACGACAGCTGGATAGGTTCGAACATCAGTCTTCTCAAAAATCTGAAGATTCAGTACATCAAACTCAATATTTCTCTTATCAGGGATATCGATATACATACATTAAGCAGAAACCTTATCACATCGCTTAAAAAAATGGCGCATGATGTCGGCGCCGATATTATTGCGGAAGGGATCCAGACAAAAAAAGAACTGAAAACACTCATCGATATGGAAATCAAATACGGTCAGGGATTCCTCTTTGCCGTGCCGGGGCCGGCTTTCCCTGAAGTGAATATCACGGAAATTTACCTTGAAGACGAAGGACTCAAAAACAGGCTTCTTTCATCCGTTTTTTTCAAGCGGGGTATGGATTATTTCAAAAAGGGGATGTTCGATCAATCGATTCTGGAGTTTACAAAGGTTCTGGAGATCGATCAGGACAATATCGAGGCGCTGTTCCACCGGGCACACGCATTTTATGAAGACGGTTGTTACGGACCGGCCATCAAGGAACTCGAACAATTACTTAAAAGTAACCCGGATTTTACAAGGGCGCACCTGACAATGGCGCTTGCCGCGGAAAAAAGCATGAAGTATGATCTGGCAATTCAATCATATTTGGAATATATTAAGAACGCACCTTCAATATATCAATCGAATATTGATCTGGCTAAGAAAAGACTCGAGGAGCTGCTGAAGAGTTCAGCGGCCGATTGA
- a CDS encoding HD domain-containing protein: MGEPLAFVIGEGIKGGITFLLGSYSALDRYFKIKDSSSYFLNTDATLISLAKIFEGLKYPGFPFVDASLSIEDKHIFFRCVDDLDRPPSFPFTAMNLLYHENRKVFLDPHTIYQDLRNTKLVCTGNNLPKTVILMEASAMVSRYHYELEPGIVSQLPHHYVPSPMMQKHLLELILTSPYPWKGLSLLKEYGFIERYWPELSRMDRTEHAKEYHPEGNVWMHSLESLKYRKKADLTLSLAILLHDIGKPVSEKTQDKPFNSHSELGAHIAVYFLQRMGFERSIRENVAFLIRFHMIPHALKKLPLYRTEKLMDSPLFPLLLELYRADVSSTFRGPQGYYDACRIFKQYLKNKKNPYRTKGGLIHADKNIMGQG; encoded by the coding sequence ATGGGAGAACCACTCGCTTTTGTTATTGGGGAAGGGATTAAAGGAGGAATAACATTTCTCCTCGGAAGCTATTCCGCCCTGGATCGCTATTTTAAAATAAAGGATTCCTCCTCGTATTTTCTCAATACCGACGCGACCCTCATCAGTCTCGCGAAAATATTCGAAGGGCTAAAATATCCCGGCTTCCCCTTTGTGGATGCATCGCTTTCGATCGAAGACAAACACATCTTCTTCAGGTGCGTCGACGATTTGGACAGACCGCCGTCGTTCCCGTTTACGGCCATGAATCTCCTCTATCATGAAAACCGGAAGGTTTTCCTCGATCCGCACACAATCTACCAGGATCTCAGAAATACGAAACTGGTCTGCACAGGCAACAACCTCCCCAAAACGGTCATCCTCATGGAAGCATCAGCCATGGTTTCACGCTATCATTATGAACTCGAGCCCGGGATCGTTTCGCAATTGCCGCATCATTATGTTCCCTCTCCCATGATGCAGAAACATCTGCTCGAATTGATACTGACCTCCCCGTACCCATGGAAGGGGCTTTCGCTTCTCAAAGAGTATGGATTCATCGAACGGTATTGGCCGGAACTCTCCCGAATGGACCGGACCGAACATGCGAAAGAATATCACCCTGAAGGAAACGTTTGGATGCATTCCCTCGAATCGCTTAAATACAGAAAAAAAGCCGACCTCACCCTTTCTCTTGCCATCCTCCTGCATGACATCGGTAAACCCGTCTCCGAAAAAACACAGGACAAGCCGTTCAATTCCCATTCGGAACTGGGGGCACATATTGCCGTGTATTTTCTTCAGAGAATGGGATTTGAAAGAAGTATTCGGGAGAATGTCGCATTCCTCATTCGTTTTCATATGATACCGCACGCGTTAAAAAAACTTCCCCTTTACAGAACGGAAAAACTAATGGATTCGCCCCTTTTCCCGCTTCTTTTGGAACTCTACAGGGCGGACGTCTCTTCAACCTTCAGGGGGCCCCAGGGTTATTACGACGCGTGCCGGATATTCAAACAATATCTCAAAAACAAAAAGAATCCGTACCGGACAAAAGGAGGCCTCATTCATGCGGATAAAAATATCATGGGCCAAGGGTGA